TCGTTGCGCGGTTGCGTGGCGACGCTGGACGGATCCGACGTGATCCGCGCGTCCGCGGTAGGGACTACCGATCGGGCACGGGAGCTGGGGCTCTCGGTGGCCGAGGAGTTGTTCGAGCTGGGGGCGCGCGAGCTCATGGCGGAACGCGACGGCAGTAGCTAGAGCTGCGACAAGCATCGAGGTGAGTGATAGATGACAGGCCAAGGGAGCGGGCGAGGGCGTAAGCCGAAGCCGGGCCGCATCACGTTCGTCGGTTCGGGCCCGGGTGATCCGGGTCTGCTGACGACGCGGGCCCGCACGGTGTTGGCCAACGCCGCCCTGGTGTTCACAGACCCCGACGTGCCGGAAGCGGTGCTCGCCCTCGCGGGTTCTGAGCTGCCGCCGCCGTCGGGCCCCGAACCCGCCGATCCGCCGGCACCCGTCGACGGCGACGCAGCCGAGAATCCGGCACCCACGATTTCAGGTGGTCCCGACATCCGGCCCGCGCTGGGCGATCCGGCCGAGGTCGCCAAGACACTGGCGGCCGAATCGCGCACCGGTGCCGACGTCGTGCGTCTGGTGGCCGGTGATCCACTTTCGGTGGACGCGGTGATCACCGAGGTGACGGCGCTGGCGAAGACCCATCTGGATTTCGAGATCGTGCCGGGACTGCCCGACACCACCGCGGTGCCCACATATGCGGGTCTGCCGCTGGGGTCGGCGCACACCGTCGCGGACGTCCGCGGCGACGTGGACTGGGAGTCGCTGGCCGCCGCGCCGGGCCCACTGATCCTGCACGCCACCGCATCTCACCTTCCCGACGCGGCGCGCACGCTGATCGAGTACGGCATTGCCGAGAACACCCAAACCGTGGTGACCGCGAACGGCACGACGTGCCAACAGCGTTCGGTCGAGACGACGCTGGCCGGGCTGCTGGACAAGGCGACGCTGATCGGCGCCGAACCGGCGGGACCATTGCCCGGACCGCTGGTGGTCACGATCGGCAAGACCGTCGCCAACCGCGCCAAGCTGAACTGGTGGGAGAGTCGCGCACTGTACGGCTGGACCGTATTGGTGCCGCGCACCAAGGACCAGGCCGGCGAGATGAGCGAAAAGCTGGTGTCCCACGGCGCATTGCCGATCGAGGTACCCACCATCGCCGTCGAGCCGCCGCGCAGCCCCGCGCAGATGGAGCGTGCGGTCAAGGGTCTCGTCGACGGCCGGTTCCAGTGGGTGGTGTTCACCTCCACCAACGCGGTGCGTGCGGTGTGGGAGAAGTTCAACGAGTTCGGCCTCGATGCCCGCGCATTCTCGGGAGTGAAGATCGCGTGCGTCGGTCAGGCGACCGCCGATCGGGTGCGCGCTTTCGGTATCAACCCCGAGCTGGTACCTGTCGGTGAACAGTCATCGATCGGCTTGCTCGACGAGTTCCCGCCCTACGATGACGTTTTCGATCCGGTGAACCGAGTGCTGCTGCCGCGCGCCGACATCGCCACCGAGACGCTGGCCGAAGGTCTGCGTGAACGCGGTTGGGAGATCGAGGATGTCACCGCGTACCGCACGGTGCGTGCGGCGCCGCCGCCTGCGCACACACGCGAGATGATCAAGACCGGTGGCTTCGACGCAGTGTGCTTCACCTCGAGCTCGACGGTGCGCAACCTCGTCGGCATCGCCGGCAAGCCGCACGCACGCACGATCGTGGCGTGCATCGGGCCCAAGACCGCTGAAACCGCTGCGGAATTCGGCCTACGCGTGGACGTGCAGCCCGAGGTCGCCGCGGTCGGTCCGCTGGTTGAGGCGCTCGCCGAGCATGCGGCCAGACTGCGTGCCGAGGGTGCGCTGCCCCCGCCGCGTAAGAAGAGCCGTCGCCGCTAGCCGCAACCATCTCGTAGGAATGGCATTACATGTCCTATCCGAGTCACCGACCCCGTCGACTTCGATCGACACCCGCGTTGCGTCGGTTGGTGGCGCAAACCTCGCTGGAGCCAAGGCATTTGGTGTTGCCGATGTTCGTCGCCGACGGGATTTCGGAATCGCGGCCCATCGCTTCCATGCCCGGCGTCGTACAGCACACTCGTGACTCGTTGCGCCGCGCCGCCGCTGACGCGGTCGCCGCGGGCGTGGGCGGCCTGATGCTGTTCGGTGTGCCGCGCGACCAGGACAAGGATGCCGGGGGGTTGGTCGGGGTTTCTCAGGACGGCATCCTCAACGTCGCGCTGCGGGATCTGGCGAAGGATCTCGGCGAGGACACGGTGCTGATGGCCGACACCTGCCTCGACGAGTTCACCGACCACGGTCACTGTGGTGTCCTCGACGCGACCGGCAGGGTCGACAACGACGCGACCAACGAACGTTACGTCGAACTTGCTGTGGCACAGGCTGATTCAGGTGCTCACGTCGTCAGCCCCAGTGGCATGATGGATGGCCAGGTCGCGGCCATCCGCGCCGGTCTGGATGCGGCCGGCCACATCGACACCGTGATCCTGGCCTACGCGGCCAAATTCGCTTCGGGCTTTTACGGCCCGTTCCGTGAGGCGGTGTCGTCGAGCCTGCGGGGCGACAGGCGCACCTATCAGCAGGAGCCGGGCAACGCTCGCGAAGCGCTGCACGAGGTGGAACTCGACATCGACGAGGGAGCCGACATCGTGATGGTCAAGCCCGCGATGGCCTACCTCGACGTGGTTCGGGCGGCCGCCGACATCTCTCCGGTGCCCGTGGCCGCCTACCAGGTCTCCGGCGAATACGCGATGATCTGCGCCGCCGCCGAGAAGGGCTGGATCGACCCGCAGACCGTCGCGCTGGAGACGTTGACCGGCATCCGCAGGGCGGGTGCGGACATCGTGTTGACGTACTGGGCGGCCGACGTCGCCGCTTGGCTGGCGTGACGCCGCCGGTCGAGCCCTCCGGCCGGCCGGTGGACGTCGACACCGGGTTCTGGCTGTGGGTGGCGTCCCTACCGCTGCTGTTGGCCGGCCACATCATCGACATGGTCGCCGCTCCGAATGATCGGTTGCCCACTGCGGTGTTGGCGCTGTCGATACTTTTCGTCGTCGTGCTGGCGGCCGTCGTGCTGACCTTCCAGATCCTGATGCGCCACGGCTACCGATGGGCTCGCACGGTGCTGACCGGCGGTGGGGTCGCGACGGTCGTGTACGTCGCGACGAACCTCTTCACGGTCACCCGGCCTACCGTCGCGGCGATGGTCTACGCGGTCTGCGGCATCCTGGGATCGGTCCTGATCGCGGGCGGGGTGTTCCTGTTGCACCGCAAGGACGCCCACGCGTTCTTCACGCGGTGAAGCGTTACGCTGGCCCGATCATGACAGCTCAACAGTTGCGACCGCGCGTCGTGTCCGCCGGGTTCTGGTGCTGGGCGGCCGGCGCGGTGCTGCTGGTGGCATTCGGGCTACTGCTCGCATTCTCGCCGGACGCCCTCCCCTCGCTGTTCCGCGGTATGGGGGCGCTGTTGGCCGCATCGGGTCTCGGCCTGGGATTTCTGGCCGGCCGGGCCCGCCTGGGCGACGAGCGGTTCCGGCGCGCGGCCATCGCGCTGTCGCTGGCGGTCGTGGTGGTTCTCGCGCTCTTTGCGCTGTACAGCCGCGGGCCGATCTGGCTGCTCATCATGATCCTGACCATGGTCGGCACCGTCCTGATGATGCGGCCACCGGCGCTGGAGTGGTTCGCACGAGATCAGAAAGACGAGCCCACGTGACCGACACGAGTTCGCCGCCCCAGATCCTGTTCTACGAGCCAGGTGCCACGTGGTGGTGGATCCTGGCCGGCCCCGTCGCGGGCATCTCCATGGCGCTGATCCAGCTCTCGGCCGGGTTGGGCATCCAATGGGTGGTGCCGGGCATCTTCTTCGTCCTCGTGACGGGGTTTCTGTGGATCCAGATCAAGGCGGCCCGGATCCACACCTCGGTGGAACTGACGCCGGATCATCTGCGCCAGGGCGAAGAACGCATCAGCATCGACGACATCGTGCGGATCTATCCCGAGGCCACCGGTGCTGAAACGCCGAAATGGCAGTCATCGCGTGCACTCGGTGAGCTCACCGGAGTGCCGCGTGGACGTAAGGGCATCGGCCTCAAGCTGACCAACGACCGCAGCGCCCAGGCATGGGCACGCAAGCATCAGCGGTTGCGGACCGAACTGACCCGGCTGGTCGAGGAACGCATCCCGCCGGAGCCGGCTTCGTGAAGGCCCGCGCCGTCGTCCAACTGGTGCTGGCGGCGGCCGCGGCCGTCGGCTGTGTGCTGAGCTGGCTGGCCGCGATCACGACGGTCGAAGTGCCCCCGATCATCGAGGGTGAGCCGATGACCACGTCGTCGGTTTACAGTGCGCCCCTGCTGAGTTTGGCTCTGCTGCTGGCGACCGTCGCGGGCGTGCTTGCCGTGCTGGGGATCG
The sequence above is drawn from the Mycobacterium gallinarum genome and encodes:
- the hemB gene encoding porphobilinogen synthase; amino-acid sequence: MSYPSHRPRRLRSTPALRRLVAQTSLEPRHLVLPMFVADGISESRPIASMPGVVQHTRDSLRRAAADAVAAGVGGLMLFGVPRDQDKDAGGLVGVSQDGILNVALRDLAKDLGEDTVLMADTCLDEFTDHGHCGVLDATGRVDNDATNERYVELAVAQADSGAHVVSPSGMMDGQVAAIRAGLDAAGHIDTVILAYAAKFASGFYGPFREAVSSSLRGDRRTYQQEPGNAREALHEVELDIDEGADIVMVKPAMAYLDVVRAAADISPVPVAAYQVSGEYAMICAAAEKGWIDPQTVALETLTGIRRAGADIVLTYWAADVAAWLA
- a CDS encoding uroporphyrinogen-III synthase — protein: MTGQGSGRGRKPKPGRITFVGSGPGDPGLLTTRARTVLANAALVFTDPDVPEAVLALAGSELPPPSGPEPADPPAPVDGDAAENPAPTISGGPDIRPALGDPAEVAKTLAAESRTGADVVRLVAGDPLSVDAVITEVTALAKTHLDFEIVPGLPDTTAVPTYAGLPLGSAHTVADVRGDVDWESLAAAPGPLILHATASHLPDAARTLIEYGIAENTQTVVTANGTTCQQRSVETTLAGLLDKATLIGAEPAGPLPGPLVVTIGKTVANRAKLNWWESRALYGWTVLVPRTKDQAGEMSEKLVSHGALPIEVPTIAVEPPRSPAQMERAVKGLVDGRFQWVVFTSTNAVRAVWEKFNEFGLDARAFSGVKIACVGQATADRVRAFGINPELVPVGEQSSIGLLDEFPPYDDVFDPVNRVLLPRADIATETLAEGLRERGWEIEDVTAYRTVRAAPPPAHTREMIKTGGFDAVCFTSSSTVRNLVGIAGKPHARTIVACIGPKTAETAAEFGLRVDVQPEVAAVGPLVEALAEHAARLRAEGALPPPRKKSRRR
- a CDS encoding DUF3093 family protein, translating into MTDTSSPPQILFYEPGATWWWILAGPVAGISMALIQLSAGLGIQWVVPGIFFVLVTGFLWIQIKAARIHTSVELTPDHLRQGEERISIDDIVRIYPEATGAETPKWQSSRALGELTGVPRGRKGIGLKLTNDRSAQAWARKHQRLRTELTRLVEERIPPEPAS